The following proteins are co-located in the Myxocyprinus asiaticus isolate MX2 ecotype Aquarium Trade chromosome 18, UBuf_Myxa_2, whole genome shotgun sequence genome:
- the LOC127455712 gene encoding F-box only protein 40-like isoform X2 — protein sequence MGKNRSTSSGLHPHCEKCHNQHCKLPVDISTSCIFISCHLQCGAAFHLCKEDEHRLLCPKEIVPCLNSGYGCPLTMTRQSLAQHLEVCPASVVTCSLEWNRWPVSEMDTTFYSNALQDPNCTTQLDIAMALRDQKLLFRSIKMKTLFPELIEKMEEPDALMDGAVGGVDLEHWESKMLNPEEMLENGLNGEEVKELTQEERLALAKSKDVASLENYSIWERMFAKEKEGCKQTVKNLEDKSSPKKDKEASRVTLQASHGSQDSEIVRTGLAPWQDGVLERLHKEVNVAEYNMYLVHNGCMLINFGQLAACTPKEKDFVYGNLEPIEVQTIHSFNVPTSYRAKRSHIKDPSQVVKKTDQNVDTSDLGVRIEELQNANEVEATLLCSLEREFKGHQISETVGTDGLYLDFGTQTYDFPSAPFKSDASLADVVRHQPQNLHMQIQTECVTRRHNKSCSVFTYICCHAFRRDEYAWHYRNMHGDIQSCLTGWFTLRCPLAYLGCTFSQRHFRPSKCQATVIYDPDLSTFTLRPEVAASLYKGKRTASSERKRARNLDSLSRLPFEILQHIVGFLDSVSLGHLAQVSQLMREVCSTVLQRKGMVSLKWEKKNYSHGGFTWKSRKKKIKTAYKFGIA from the exons ATG GGCAAAAACAGAAGCACTAGCTCTGGCCTTCATCCACACTGTGAAAAATGTCATAACCAGCACTGCAAGCTTCCTGTGGATATCTCCACATCCTGCATCTTCATTTCCTGCCACCTGCAGTGCGGCGCTGCCTTCCATCTTTGTAAAGAAGATGAACATCGTCTTCTCTGCCCAAAGGAAATTGTACCATGCCTCAACTCTGGGTATGGCTGTCCACTGACCATGACCCGTCAAAGTCTTGCCCAGCACCTGGAAGTGTGTCCTGCCAGTGTGGTCACTTGTAGCCTGGAATGGAATCGTTGGCCTGTGAGTGAGATGGATACGACCTTCTACAGTAATGCCCTGCAGGATCCAAACTGCACAACTCAGCTCGACATTGCTATGGCCCTCAGAGATCAGAAGCTTCTATTTCGTTCTATTAAGATGAAAACGCTCTTCCCAGAGTTGATTGAGAAGATGGAGGAACCTGATGCTCTAATGGATGGTGCTGTTGGAGGTGTTGATCTAGAGCATTGGGAGTCTAAGATGTTAAACCCAGAGGAGATGTTGGAGAATGGTCTCAATGGGGAAGAGGTAAAGGAACTAACCCAAGAAGAGCGACTGGCTCTTGCAAAGAGCAAAGATGTGGCCAGCTTGGAGAACTATAGCATCTGGGAGAGAATGTTTGCGAAGGAGAAAGAAGGGTGCAAGCAAACTGTAAAGAATTTGGaggataaaagtagtccaaaaaaGGACAAGGAAGCCTCAAGAGTGACCCTTCAAGCTTCCCATGGTTCACAAGATTCAGAGATTGTAAGAACAGGTTTAGCCCCATGGCAAGACGGCGTGCTTGAGAGACTTCATAAAGAGGTGAACGTGGCTGAATATAACATGTACCTGGTGCATAACGGATGCATGCTTATCAACTTTGGCCAGCTGGCGGCTTGCACGCCCAAGGAGAAAGATTTTGTTTATGGCAATTTAGAGCCCATTGAGGTACAAACCATACACTCATTCAACGTGCCAACCAGCTACAGAGCCAAGCGAAGCCACATCAAGGATCCATCACAAGTGGTTAAGAAAACAGACCAGAATGTTGACACGTCTGATTTAGGGGTTAGGATTGAAGAGCTCCAAAATGCAAATGAGGTAGAGGCGACACTGCTGTGCTCTCTCGAAAGAGAATTTAAAGGTCATCAAATAAGCGAGACTGTTGGAACCGATGGGTTGTATCTTGACTTCGGCACACAGACCTATGACTTTCCCTCTGCTCCATTCAAAAGTGATGCTTCCTTGGCAGATGTTGTTAGGCATCAACCACAAAACCTACACATGCAGATTCAGACCGAATGTGTGACCAGAAGACACAACAAGTCATGCTCAGTCTTTACCTACATTTGCTGCCACGCTTTCAGGCGAGATGAATACGCCTGGCACTACAGGAACATGCATGGAGACATCCAGTCCTGTCTTACTGGCTGGTTTACACTGCGATGTCCACTGGCTTACCTGGGCTGTACCTTCAGCCAGAGGCATTTTCGACCATCTAAATGCCAAGCTACTGTCATCTATGATCCGGATCTTAGCACTTTCACCCTTCGGCCAGAGGTGGCAGCATCACTTTACAAGGGAAAAAGAACAGCTAGCAGTGAGCGGAAGAGAGCAAGGAATTTGGACTCTTTGAGCAGACTTCCTTTTGAGATCTTACAACATATTGTGGGTTTCCTGGACAGTGTGTCTTTGGGTCACCTAGCGCAGGTCTCTCAGCTCATGAGGGAGGTGTGTAGTACCGTTCTACAACGGAAGGGCATGGTGTCCCTCAAATGGGAGAAAAAGAACTACTCTCATGGAGGATTCACCTGGAAGTCCCGAAAAAAG aaaattaaaacagcatacaagtttggaattgcataa
- the LOC127455712 gene encoding F-box only protein 40-like isoform X1 translates to MGKNRSTSSGLHPHCEKCHNQHCKLPVDISTSCIFISCHLQCGAAFHLCKEDEHRLLCPKEIVPCLNSGYGCPLTMTRQSLAQHLEVCPASVVTCSLEWNRWPVSEMDTTFYSNALQDPNCTTQLDIAMALRDQKLLFRSIKMKTLFPELIEKMEEPDALMDGAVGGVDLEHWESKMLNPEEMLENGLNGEEVKELTQEERLALAKSKDVASLENYSIWERMFAKEKEGCKQTVKNLEDKSSPKKDKEASRVTLQASHGSQDSEIVRTGLAPWQDGVLERLHKEVNVAEYNMYLVHNGCMLINFGQLAACTPKEKDFVYGNLEPIEVQTIHSFNVPTSYRAKRSHIKDPSQVVKKTDQNVDTSDLGVRIEELQNANEVEATLLCSLEREFKGHQISETVGTDGLYLDFGTQTYDFPSAPFKSDASLADVVRHQPQNLHMQIQTECVTRRHNKSCSVFTYICCHAFRRDEYAWHYRNMHGDIQSCLTGWFTLRCPLAYLGCTFSQRHFRPSKCQATVIYDPDLSTFTLRPEVAASLYKGKRTASSERKRARNLDSLSRLPFEILQHIVGFLDSVSLGHLAQVSQLMREVCSTVLQRKGMVSLKWEKKNYSHGGFTWKSRKKAWEFSTLFSPVDEWVFEDVPPMAEHLKVCPFYQTEIRSEPVALPSMTDLQERKEELQTLVNSFLTTDKREED, encoded by the exons ATG GGCAAAAACAGAAGCACTAGCTCTGGCCTTCATCCACACTGTGAAAAATGTCATAACCAGCACTGCAAGCTTCCTGTGGATATCTCCACATCCTGCATCTTCATTTCCTGCCACCTGCAGTGCGGCGCTGCCTTCCATCTTTGTAAAGAAGATGAACATCGTCTTCTCTGCCCAAAGGAAATTGTACCATGCCTCAACTCTGGGTATGGCTGTCCACTGACCATGACCCGTCAAAGTCTTGCCCAGCACCTGGAAGTGTGTCCTGCCAGTGTGGTCACTTGTAGCCTGGAATGGAATCGTTGGCCTGTGAGTGAGATGGATACGACCTTCTACAGTAATGCCCTGCAGGATCCAAACTGCACAACTCAGCTCGACATTGCTATGGCCCTCAGAGATCAGAAGCTTCTATTTCGTTCTATTAAGATGAAAACGCTCTTCCCAGAGTTGATTGAGAAGATGGAGGAACCTGATGCTCTAATGGATGGTGCTGTTGGAGGTGTTGATCTAGAGCATTGGGAGTCTAAGATGTTAAACCCAGAGGAGATGTTGGAGAATGGTCTCAATGGGGAAGAGGTAAAGGAACTAACCCAAGAAGAGCGACTGGCTCTTGCAAAGAGCAAAGATGTGGCCAGCTTGGAGAACTATAGCATCTGGGAGAGAATGTTTGCGAAGGAGAAAGAAGGGTGCAAGCAAACTGTAAAGAATTTGGaggataaaagtagtccaaaaaaGGACAAGGAAGCCTCAAGAGTGACCCTTCAAGCTTCCCATGGTTCACAAGATTCAGAGATTGTAAGAACAGGTTTAGCCCCATGGCAAGACGGCGTGCTTGAGAGACTTCATAAAGAGGTGAACGTGGCTGAATATAACATGTACCTGGTGCATAACGGATGCATGCTTATCAACTTTGGCCAGCTGGCGGCTTGCACGCCCAAGGAGAAAGATTTTGTTTATGGCAATTTAGAGCCCATTGAGGTACAAACCATACACTCATTCAACGTGCCAACCAGCTACAGAGCCAAGCGAAGCCACATCAAGGATCCATCACAAGTGGTTAAGAAAACAGACCAGAATGTTGACACGTCTGATTTAGGGGTTAGGATTGAAGAGCTCCAAAATGCAAATGAGGTAGAGGCGACACTGCTGTGCTCTCTCGAAAGAGAATTTAAAGGTCATCAAATAAGCGAGACTGTTGGAACCGATGGGTTGTATCTTGACTTCGGCACACAGACCTATGACTTTCCCTCTGCTCCATTCAAAAGTGATGCTTCCTTGGCAGATGTTGTTAGGCATCAACCACAAAACCTACACATGCAGATTCAGACCGAATGTGTGACCAGAAGACACAACAAGTCATGCTCAGTCTTTACCTACATTTGCTGCCACGCTTTCAGGCGAGATGAATACGCCTGGCACTACAGGAACATGCATGGAGACATCCAGTCCTGTCTTACTGGCTGGTTTACACTGCGATGTCCACTGGCTTACCTGGGCTGTACCTTCAGCCAGAGGCATTTTCGACCATCTAAATGCCAAGCTACTGTCATCTATGATCCGGATCTTAGCACTTTCACCCTTCGGCCAGAGGTGGCAGCATCACTTTACAAGGGAAAAAGAACAGCTAGCAGTGAGCGGAAGAGAGCAAGGAATTTGGACTCTTTGAGCAGACTTCCTTTTGAGATCTTACAACATATTGTGGGTTTCCTGGACAGTGTGTCTTTGGGTCACCTAGCGCAGGTCTCTCAGCTCATGAGGGAGGTGTGTAGTACCGTTCTACAACGGAAGGGCATGGTGTCCCTCAAATGGGAGAAAAAGAACTACTCTCATGGAGGATTCACCTGGAAGTCCCGAAAAAAG GCATGGGAGTTTAGCACTCTGTTCTCTCCAGTGGATGAATGGGTCTTTGAAGACGTGCCCCCCATGGCAGAGCACCTGAAGGTCTGTCCTTTCTACCAAACAGAGATCAGGAGTGAACCTGTGGCTTTGCCCAGTATGACTGACCTCCAGGAGAGAAAAGAAGAGTTGCAGACACTGGTCAACAGTTTTCTCACCACTGACAAGAGAGAGGAAGATTAA
- the LOC127455717 gene encoding tetratricopeptide repeat protein 36, with protein MCGTLKKYNFGFLVPFSSSVQRKMASAHDKAVLQAIFNPTSPFGDIPGLNQEDELTDDDSVFDPELVKQVKDLELQGVSAAESGDVPAALQHFNQAISVLPQRASAYNNRAQTKRLQGDIKGAAEDLDRAISLSRGAGRSACQALVQRGLLFKLAGRDEEAWVDFERAAGLGSEFARQQAVLSNPYAALCNRMLSEVINKLRNPEVSET; from the exons ATGTGTGGAACtttaaaaaagtataattttggatttttagttCCTTTTAGTTCCTCTGTCCAGAGGAAAATGGCCTCAGCACATGACAAAGCAGTTTTACAGGCCATTTTTAACCCTACCAGCCCCTTTGGAGATATTCCTGGGTTAAACCAAGAAGATGAGCTGACTGATGACG ACAGTGTGTTTGACCCAGAGCTAGTGAAACAAGTGAAAGATCTGGAACTACAGGGAGTTTCAGCTGCTGAGTCTGGAGATGTGCCCGCTGCACTGCAGCATTTTAACCAGGCCATCAGTGTCCTGCCCCAGAGGGCTTCAGCCTACAACAACCGAGCCCAGACCAAACGTCTGCAGGGAGACATTAAAG GTGCAGCTGAAGATCTGGATCGTGCCATCTCTCTGAGCAGAGGTGCTGGACGATCGGCCTGCCAGGCTCTGGTCCAGCGCGGGCTCCTCTTCAAGTTGGCAGGCCGTGATGAAGAAGCTTGGGTGGACTTCGAGAGGGCAGCAGGTCTAGGCAGTGAGTTTGCCCGGCAGCAGGCTGTACTCTCGAACCCCTACGCAGCCCTATGCAACCGCATGCTGTCAGAGGTCATCAATAAACTACGCAACCCAGAAGTGTCAGAGACATGA